A stretch of the Nothobranchius furzeri strain GRZ-AD chromosome 5, NfurGRZ-RIMD1, whole genome shotgun sequence genome encodes the following:
- the mpg gene encoding DNA-3-methyladenine glycosylase, with product MAARKRKTADPTQKEPALSKREPPMKPVKCDPTPSVEPERSRYFSSNVVQHRLEQDFFNQPCISLARSFLGKVLVRRCADGTELRGRIVETEAYPGGEDKASHSSGGKRTERNTAMFMKPGTIYVYPIYGIYLCMNVSSEGEGAAVLLRSLEPLQGHSVMRKLRAARRKEGARQLKDKELCNGPSKLCQALNIPRCFDRRDLASDPEVWLESDPDTSLAKPQDVVSAPRIGIESHGEWAKKPWRFYLHGHLCVSVVNKEAERLSPSGNVMFSSGPRDVPSVKTKRTEEDS from the exons ATGGCTGCAAGGAAGAGAAAAACAGCTGATCCAACACAGAAAGAGCCGGCTTTGTCCAAACGTGAACCACCGATGAAGCCAGTTAAATGTGACCCAACTCCAAGCGTTGAACCGGAGCGAAGTCGTTATTTCAGCAGCAATGTCGTTCAGCACAGACTGGAGCAGGACTTCTTTAATCAGCCTTGTATCAGTCTGGCTAGATCGTTCCTTGGCAAG GTGTTGGTCCGTAGGTGTGCAGATGGAACTGAGCTGCGCGGGAGGATAGTGGAAACTGAAGCGTATCCTGGAGGAGAGGACAAAGCTTCACACTCATCTGGAGGCAAACGCACTGAAAGAAACACAGCCATGTTTATGAAGCCAGGCACAATCTATGTGTATCCAATCTATGGGATCTATCTGTGCATGAACGTGTCCAGTGAAG GGGAGGGTGCTGCTGTTCTGCTGCGCTCTCTGGAGCCCCTCCAGGGTCACtctgtcatgaggaagctgagggCAGCTAGGCGCAAAGAAGGGGCTCGCCAACTGAAGGACAAAGAGCTCTGTAACGGGCCTTCAAAGCTGTGCCAGGCTCTAAATATACCTCGCTGTTTTGACCGTAGAGACCTCGCTTCAGACCCAGAGGTGTGGCTGGAGTCCGATCCAGACACAAGCCTGGCAAAGCCCCAAGACGTAGTATCAGCTCCTCGCATCGGGATCGAGTCCCACGGGGAATGGGCCAAGAAACCATGGAGGTTTTATCTCCATGGGCACCTGTGTGTTAGCGTTGTTAATAAAGAGGCAGAGAGGCTGTCTCCATCTGGAAATGTAATGTTCAGTTCAGGTCCACGAGATGTGCCGTCTGTAAAGACGAAGAGAACGGAGGAAGATTCCTAA